In Carya illinoinensis cultivar Pawnee chromosome 16, C.illinoinensisPawnee_v1, whole genome shotgun sequence, a single window of DNA contains:
- the LOC122299889 gene encoding trihelix transcription factor DF1-like produces MSGDSGVLAISVDGDVVAGADHGNIKTEHVVGCNIISGDHDDNRGGDDHETGDKANGGGNRWPRQETLALLKIRSDMDAVFRGSNLKGPLWQEVARKLAELGYNRSAKKCKEKFENVYKYHKRTKEGRIEKSEGKTYRFFDQLQAFESTVGQPKPQATSTAVNTPAGLPAWTMISITPSVSHISTVPLTANPIFISQNAVTPISNSTISPIPARVPVISSAQTDNVPRHGLQGTNMSGNLFSSTSTSSSTASDQELMKGRYKRKRKWKYFFQRLAKEVIKKQEKLQQEFLETIDKHENERMVREEAWRMQEMAKINREHEILAQERSTAAEKDAAVVAFLQKISGQHHPTQAHDNNITTGLLSLPMSRQPLPRPPQSVNSSDIHKTNGIENNSLTPDKSSSRWPKTEIQALIRLRTGLDLKYHESGPKAPMWGDISAGMRRLGYNRSAKRCKEKWENINKYFKKVKDSSVKRREDSKTCPYFHELDALYKEKKNQIHSSGIPVNDMKPNSLMEPLMVEPVRQCRPDILQEDNYHPQKTAMGVIDRTENGEKSYDQEDNKVADSDQEEEDQDDHGGGYEMVIKEPSLIENVE; encoded by the exons ATGTCAGGCGATTCAGGTGTTTTGGCAATCTCTGTTGACGGTGACGTGGTGGCCGGAGCTGATCATGGCAATATTAAGACAGAACACGTTGTTGGGTGTAATATTATTTCAGGTGATCATGACGACAACCGTGGAGGCGATGATCATGAGACCGGTGATAAAGCTAACGGCGGTGGAAACCGGTGGCCTCGCCAAGAAACTTTGGCACTCTTGAAGATACGTTCTGATATGGATGCTGTGTTTCGTGGCTCAAATCTTAAAGGTCCACTATGGCAAGAGGTTGCAAG GAAACTAGCAGAGCTTGGTTATAATCGAAGCGCCAAGAAATGCAAGGAGAAGTTTGAGAATGTCTACAAGTACCACAAAAGAACAAAGGAAGGTCGAATCGAAAAGTCAGAAGGAAAGACATATCggttttttgatcaattacaagCTTTCGAGAGTACCGTCGGACAGCCTAAACCTCAGGCTACCTCTACAGCAGTGAATACTCCAGCAGGACTTCCGGCCTGGACTATGATCAGCATTACTCCAAGTGTCTCTCATATCAGTACTGTTCCATTAACAGCAAACCCTATATTCATATCCCAGAATGCTGTCACTCCAATATCAAACTCTACAATTTCCCCAATACCAGCAAGAGTTCCTGTAATTTCTTCAGCACAAACAGACAACGTCCCAAGACATGGTTTGCAAGGCACCAACATGTCTGGAAATCTTTTCTCCAGTACTTCGACCTCGTCTTCAACAGCGTCAGATCAAGAACTCATGAAAGGAAGATAcaagagaaagaggaaatggAAGTACTTTTTCCAGAGGCTCGCAAAGGAGGTGATAAAGAAGCAAGAGAAGCTACAGCAGGAATTCTTGGAAACCATCGACAAGCATGAAAACGAACGAATGGTTCGAGAAGAAGCTTGGAGGATGCAAGAAATGGCAAAAATCAATAGAGAACACGAAATCTTAGCACAGGAACGATCCACGGCAGCAGAAAAGGACGCAGCAGTCGTTGCATTCTTGCAAAAGATATCCGGACAACACCACCCAACACAAGCACATGACAACAATATTACCACAGGACTGCTGTCACTGCCAATGTCTCGGCAACCACTGCCACGTCCTCCACAGTCGGTGAACAGTTCCGATATTCATAAAACGAATGGCATTGAGAATAATTCTCTTACACCGGATAAGAGTTCTTCTAGATGGCCAAAAACTGAAATTCAAGCTCTGATAAGGCTTCGGACAGGTCTCGATCTGAAGTATCATGAAAGTGGGCCAAAAGCACCCATGTGGGGGGATATCTCGGCAGGCATGCGCAGGCTTGGATACAACCGGAGTGCGAAGAGATGCAAGGAGAAATGGGAGAACATTAACAAGTACTTCAAGAAGGTGAAGGATAGCAGCGTGAAACGGCGCGAGGATTCAAAGACGTGTCCGTACTTCCACGAGCTGGATGCCCTATACaaagagaagaagaaccagATCCATAGCTCGGGCATTCCTGTAAATGATATGAAACCCAATAGCCTAATGGAGCCATTGATGGTAGAGCCAGTGCGGCAGTGCCGGCCTGATATTCTACAAGAAGACAATTACCATCCACAGAAGACGGCGATGGGGGTTATCGATCGTACggaaaatggtgaaaaaagTTATGATCAAGAAGACAATAAAGTGGCCGATAGTGAtcaggaagaagaagatcaagatgATCATGGTGGCGGTTATGAGATGGTAATAAAGGAACCTTCTTTAATCGAAAATGTTGAATGA
- the LOC122298515 gene encoding trihelix transcription factor DF1-like produces the protein MLGGDSGSRVLESSDDAAAAMAAAVTAQQGAEVGGVGSNSGTEEDKGDRSYGGNRWPRQETLALLKIRSDMDVTFRDASVKGPLWEDVSRKLAELGYHRTAKKCKEKFENVYKYHKRTKEGRTGKPEGKAYRFFDQLEALDNHPNSLQSSSTPAKSYPTAPPAVAPVTVAMRPFMNPPSLPQITVTSATHSSMNIIAAPAINLTIPSFPPTNPTILPTPPTATNPSQISANIPSSFPNISADLISNSTSSSSSTSSDEEVLEVRRKRKRKWKDFFERLMREVIQKQEELHRRFLEAIEKREHERMAREEAWRVQEMARITREREILAQERSIAATKDAAVMSFLQKISEQQNPGQAAQFDLPQPQPVLQPAAPPPALPVQQSAPISTPPAAAKVLPQTVASLGIQKIDNNGGSFTPRSSSRWPKVEVQALIKLRTNLDEKYQDSGPKGPLWEEISAAMRKLGYNRSAKRCKEKWENINKYFKKVKESNKKRPEDSKTCPYFHQLDALYREKNKFENPVPSNQVKPENNMVPLMVQPEQQWPPRQDQQPSDTAMEDVESEPLMDENQEEDDDEDKDGDEEEEEEEDEEAGSANFKIVASKPASIGAAE, from the exons ATGCTGGGCGGGGACTCGGGTAGCAGGGTGTTGGAGAGCTCCGACGATGCGGCTGCGGCCATGGCAGCCGCCGTGACAGCTCAACAAGGAGCTGAGGTTGGTGGCGTTGGATCAAACTCCGGTACTGAAGAAGATAAGGGTGACCGAAGTTACGGTGGAAACCGGTGGCCACGACAGGAAACTTTGGCACTCTTGAAGATACGGTCCGACATGGACGTAACCTTCAGGGATGCAAGCGTTAAGGGTCCCTTGTGGGAAGACGTTTCCag GAAGCTAGCAGAACTTGGTTATCATCGAACTGCCAAGAAATGCAAGGAAAAATTCGAGAACGTGTACAAATATCACAAAAGAACCAAAGAAGGCCGCACGGGGAAACCTGAGGGAAAGGCATATCGTTTCTTCGATCAATTGGAAGCCCTCGACAATCATCCTAATTCCCTGCAATCATCCAGTACGCCGGCAAAGTCTTATCCGACAGCTCCACCAGCAGTGGCTCCGGTGACAGTAGCAATGCGGCCATTCATGAACCCTCCAAGTCTTCCTCAGATCACTGTTACATCAGCGACGCATAGTAGTATGAATATTATTGCCGCACCGGCGATAAACCTTACAATTCCTTCGTTCCCACCCACAAACCCTACGATTCTCCCAACGCCACCGACAGCGACAAACCCTTCTCAGATCAGCGCAAACATTCCATCTTCTTTCCCGAATATTTCTGCGGATCTTATTTCCAAttccacttcttcttcttcctcgacTTCCTCGGACGAAGAAGTACTGGAAGTGCGGCGCAAGAGAAAGAGGAAGTGGAAGGACTTCTTCGAGAGGCTAATGAGGGAGGTGATACAGAAGCAAGAGGAGCTGCATAGGAGGTTTTTGGAAGCCATAGAGAAGCGCGAACACGAACGCATGGCTCGCGAAGAAGCTTGGAGAGTGCAAGAGATGGCGAGAATTACTAGAGAACGAGAAATATTAGCCCAGGAAAGATCGATAGCGGCGACCAAGGACGCAGCGGTGATGTCATTCTTGCAAAAGATATCCGAACAGCAAAACCCGGGTCAAGCAGCTCAATTCGATCTGCCGCAACCACAGCCAGTACTACAACCAGCAGCACCACCTCCGGCATTACCAGTACAACAGTCGGCACCAATATCGACCCCGCCAGCAGCAGCAAAAGTACTGCCACAAACGGTGGCTAGTTTGGGAATCCAGAAGATCGATAATAATGGGGGGAGCTTCACACCGAGAAGCTCTTCGAGATGGCCTAAAGTCGAGGTTCAAGCTTTAATAAAGCTACGGACCAATCTTGATGAGAAGTATCAAGACAGTGGGCCAAAGGGCCCTCTGTGGGAGGAGATCTCGGCCGCCATGAGAAAGCTTGGGTACAACCGAAGCGCCAAGAGATGTAAAGAGAAGTGGGAGAACATCAACAAGTACTTCAAGAAGGTCAAGGAAAGCAACAAAAAGAGGCCCGAGGACTCAAAAACTTGTCCCTACTTTCACCAGCTAGATGCTTTATACAGGGAAAAGAATAAATTCGAAAACCCAGTACCCTCGAATCAAGTAAAGCCCGAAAACAACATGGTGCCATTGATGGTGCAGCCGGAGCAGCAATGGCCACCTCGGCAGGATCAGCAGCCATCGGACACGGCAATGGAAGATGTGGAAAGCGAACCATTAATGGATGAAAACCAAGAggaggatgatgatgaagataAGGATGgagacgaggaggaggaggaggaggaagatgaagaggcTGGGAGTGCTAATTTCAAGATAGTGGCAAGTAAACCTGCTTCCATTGGTGCAGCTGAGTGA
- the LOC122298516 gene encoding uncharacterized protein LOC122298516 yields the protein MDGNLSQGGLIPGGASYGGFDLQGSMRVHHQAQHPHPGHQHQSRARQGSSVHPSIHVGFPLTMVTVQNSDQTIPVADFSKGERSKNSLSDEDEPSFAEEGVDGHNEGNRGKKGFPWQRVKWTDKMVKLLITAVSYIGEDASPDCSSGGRRKFVALQKKGKWKSISKVMAERGYHVSPQQCEDKFNDLNKRYKRLNDMLGRGTSCQVVENPSLLDMIEYLTEKEKDDVRKILSSKQLFYEEMCSYHNGNRLHLPHDPELQRSLHLALRTRDDHDNDDARRHQHDDLDEDDQDLETDDRDDFEENHTSHGMYGVLGSAKKLRQGHSHEDVSFGNSLNSQDYNKSPYSHSQIAQADMNQALPETMRPAWLQKQWIESRSLQLEEQKLHIQVEMLELEKQRLKWKRFSGKRDHELEKMRLENERMKLENERMALELKRKEMSAGFN from the coding sequence ATGGATGGAAATCTATCACAAGGAGGTCTGATTCCAGGTGGGGCTTCCTATGGAGGCTTTGACTTGCAAGGTTCAATGAGAGTTCATCATCAAGCACAACACCCTCATCCAGGACACCAGCATCAATCTCGTGCTCGCCAAGGTTCTTCAGTGCATCCCTCGATTCATGTGGGTTTTCCACTCACAATGGTAACCGTACAAAACAGTGATCAAACCATTCCAGTGGCAGATTTCAGTAAGGGAGAGCGAAGCAAAAACTCATTGAGTGATGAGGATGAGCCAAGTTTTGCTGAAGAGGGCGTTGATGGTCATAATGAAGGAAACAGAGGGAAGAAGGGGTTCCCATGGCAGCGTGTGAAGTGGACGGATAAGATGGTGAAGCTCTTGATTACTGCTGTTTCTTATATAGGTGAGGATGCTTCTCCAGATTGTAGCAGTGGGGGGAGAAGAAAATTTGTGGCCCTTCAAAAAAAGGGTAAGTGGAAATCTATCTCAAAGGTCATGGCTGAGAGGGGTTATCACGTCTCCCCTCAGCAGTGTGAGGATAAATTCAACGACCTAAACAAAAGATATAAGAGGCTTAATGACATGCTTGGGAGGGGCACTTCTTGCCAGGTTGTTGAGAACCCTTCGCTTTTGGATATGATAGAGTATCTGACAGAGAAGGAGAAGGATGATGTTAGGAAAATATTAAGCTCAAAGCAGTTATTCTATGAAGAGATGTGTTCTTATCACAATGGTAACAGATTGCACCTGCCTCATGATCCAGAATTGCAGCGTTCATTACATTTGGCTCTTAGAACTAGAGATGATCACGATAATGATGATGCGAGGAGGCACCAGCATGATGATCTGGATGAAGATGATCAAGATTTGGAAACCGATGATCGTGATGATTTTGAAGAGAACCACACTTCTCATGGGATGTATGGAGTGTTAGGGTCTGCAAAGAAATTGAGACAAGGGCATTCCCATGAAGATGTTAGTTTTGGGAATTCCTTGAATTCCCAGGACTACAACAAAAGTCCTTATTCTCATTCTCAAATTGCCCAAGCTGATATGAATCAAGCCTTGCCTGAGACCATGAGACCAGCATGGTTACAAAAGCAGTGGATTGAGTCCCGATCACTTCAATTAGAAGAACAGAAGCTCCACATTCAAGTTGAGATGTTGGAATTGGAGAAACAGCGACTCAAATGGAAGAGATTTAGCGGGAAAAGAGACCATGAGTTGGAAAAGATGAGGCTGGAAAATGAGAGGATGAAACTCGAGAATGAACGCATGGCACTAGAATTGAAGCGAAAAGAAATGAGTGCTGGCTTCAACTAG